GAATTATGCCAACTAGAAAGAGGTTATGTATAtggaaaaatgtaaacataaacaaatgtCCACAATGCGACTGTGTTGAAGATGAtgcacatttatttttttaatgtgcaGAGGCAAATCATTTGTGGCTTTACATAAATGAGCATACAATAACTAAATTCAATATCGAggcaaatttcaaaaatataatactTGGCACTGGAAATACATAATTATGTAGATCATGTGTTTTTAATTGGTTTGCTAAGCATATACAAAGCTAATGTATTAAAACAACtaaataaatggaaatatgcCTCACTTCATCATCtctttataaatgaaaaaaatataagaatatACATATTATCAATGCTATAAACAACAATTATGtatgaaaataattaaacgtaTTACTTACctgaaaaattgtataaataaaaaaatgaatgtttttttgaaacaatattcataaggtataatattataaagtttaCTTTAATGTATGTgcaatatttatatacagtactataaaaagATTATTTGTGTGCTGTCTTATATTAACAACTTCTtctatgatattattttattatattatataataatgaattttgtatatacattattgaatgaataaagattgaatgaataaagatgAGAGAGACccataaaagataaaaaaaaaaaaaaaaaaagaatttacaattacagtaaAATACATCAAAACCATATCGTCTGGTTTGCAGCAAGTCTTCCGAGAAAATGTGtacataaaattaattacatttgtaGAAGATAGAAGCTTAATGAGCCAAGAATACAAACAAAGATTAATAAAGTTATAAAAATGCATGTTGGACTTCTGTTCACAAAGTGTAGTTAACATATATTaaacagtaatattattataaatcaagATGGTATTGAATCAACTTGTTATTATCTATAGTAAAACCAATCTTTTCCTCTAATTTAATACCATCCAATCATCAATGGCCTATTTTGACACGCAATCTGATTCCATGTAGTATCAAACAATTCATTTCCTTAATATTATAAACACaccaacattttatttgtacGGAATTTTCAGCTTTGTGGTGCATGACTTAACGTTTTCAAAAGATTAAGACATTTTGTTGGTTCACTTAAAATGGAAAATCATTTTGCTTTGGCATAATTAAGGCAATAAAACTACAGAAAAACATATCAAATTGCAAAAATGATAGgtcaatgttaaaatattgttaatagaCAGATGTTCGCCGAAGTTTGTCAACTGGTCTACACTAGTAACTTTGGCAAATTGTAATTACCAGAGTTTTCTCAAGTTTGCATATCATTAACTCCTGTCCTTAGCCTAATAATGGAACTTACTAGAATAGGCATGACAATTACCGAGCAGGCTACACATTATCCTAAAACATTAATTACAGAACAGCGTAAGATTATCAACTTTTaagcatgaaaataaataaagaaaaatctTGACACAAAAATGTCCAGCAATATGACCAGCATCGGTTTTTCGCTTTGAAACTATAGTagaaaattagttaaaatacgACGCAGAGCACATGAAAATTGCTGTAGACGCCAAACATATATAAACGGATTTACTGCAGAGCTCATATTGACTAGAAGTTCTACAATCAGATCATACCAAAACAAGTCTGACGGTTGGTATACCAAATATAAGACCGGTTTCAGAGCACTAGGCAAAAACGCAATAACGAATGCTCCGATGATGATAGCACTCGTTTTAGCTGCTTTGTATCTTTTCCGAACAATCTTACGTGTGCGGACTGGAATACTGACTATGTTTTTCTCATGTTTCCTTGCTTCTAAAACAATTCTGAAATAcattatcatcaatatcattGTACCAGTAGACATCATTACTAAAGCTATATAACGTTGAACTTCAAAAGCGCGTCCATTCATCTCATAGCAGAAGAGAATGCCATCAATCTTCTTAATTCCTCCAAACAAGTTTACTATGCCGTAAAAACAACCCATAATCCATGAGATAGCAATAGATAAATAGATTCTACGGAGAGTTATAATTTTATGATATTGTAGCGGTTTTATGATAAAAACGTAGCGATCCACGGTGATTAACAAAAGGTGGAACCAAGACACTGCAATAAAGGTTATTGTAGGAATATACTGCAACTCACATATACTGTCTGGGTAGTGAGATCCTTTTAATATACAAGCCCACATATACATTGGTACTGCGATAATTCCTGTGAGTAAATCCACAAACGCTAAGCTTCCCAGTAAAACAAACTGTGGTTCGTCATAACTTCGAGTTTGTcgaaatacaaacaaaacaagacTATTCCCAACAATAATAACTAAATCCAATGGTATGTACACTGAtagaacaaatattaaattatctctCATTTCGTCAGTCGTGACGTTTCTGTTTGTGAAAGTTTTGTCCATTGTGTACAAAACGtgaaagtaggcctagtaacaaTAATTAAAAGTGATAGTATGAAGTATGAAATATAAAACGAACCATTTCCTGCAACAGGTATAATAATATCCAATCACTATAAGGGCAATGTACTACATTTCCGGGGCCGTATTAACAAATCATTTCCTTATAGAtctacaaaatatacaataaagtacactaaacaaaaatactgtatctttttttttctagaagTTACAATTGTTATATTGCATTGTTATCTTACAAAACAATCCCTGCATTGTTAAAGTTAACCGATAAAAGTTTCTGTGGAAACGGGGTTTAACTGATTCCGCTCgagaaaaattaaccgataattatctcattcaaatcagataattatcggttaatttgtatcggttaattatcggttaatttttggcTGTGGAAACACGGCCTTACAATGTAGATATATAATAGGCCAATACGGTACTATGTTGCCTAccaattttatttcatatctaCTATAGCACAGTATAATAGTATAGCACATTACCTTAAAATGTTAATCCTATTCTTTTATCGTAAGCATTACTATTACATCTTTGCAATTATATTCGCAGAGAGTGCATTAGGTAGACGATAGTGCAATAAAAAGAGATCTGCGCATGTCTCTTGAAAACACTTCTAGTTTGTTGTTTTAGATGTGGTACAGTACGTTTTGTTCAAAAGACGGCGTAGAGCACATGAAAATGTTCGCAGACGACAAAAATATATGAAAGGATTCACCGCAGAGTTCATATTAATAAGAACTTCTGCAATCAGATAATACCAATATACGTCTGACCTTTGGTACCCGAATGCAAAATATACGATCGGTCTCAGAGCATGAGGCAAATATGTAATACCGAAAGCACCGACGATCAAAGCACTTGTTTTAGCCGCTTTCAATCTTTTATGGACAGCCTTACGTGCAGATATCGAAGTAAGTGCTTTGTTCCTCTCGTGTTTCCTTGCCTTTAAAACAATTCTGAAATACATTACAATCAGCAAGATTGTACCAATCGACACCATAACTAAACTTATAAAACTTTGAGCCATACGGGCGCGTTGATCCAACTCATAGCAGAAGAAACGCGTCCTCGATTTTGTTCATTTCCCCAAAGAGTAGTATCATGCCGTACAAACAACCTAGAATCCATGCCAAAACAACAGAAGAGTAGATTCTACGGAGAGTTATAAGTCGATGATATTGTAGGGTTCACTATAGAAACGTAGCGATCCACGGTGATTAACAGAAGGTGCCAAAAGGACATAAACATGGGTACTGCGATCATTCCTCACACTCGATTCACCAGggacaaaaagtagtgagccctctatcggcAGCCAATCGTTTTTGCACACGAGACAGCgtggacaattaccacccggaaGCAACTTTGTTTTGAAAAGTAATTCTTAGTTTTTTGCAAACTGGCCAATTGgaacttttggttttatttactaatgaataattcatgaaaacCTTCGACAAGGCATCTACGAAGCAcgtgatattgttttttaatcgaCGAACCCATTATATTTGTGCGAAACAAGGGTGAATTACAccgatgttttttaaacaattttaggctATTCGAATGTTAAAATTTCGTCTAATTTAGCCTATAATAGTGGGGTAGTGCGTGCATTATTGGCGCGTGTTCATTGTCGGGCGCGcgttgtttataggcctaagaaaataagtaaaatatacaaatataattaaataatgattattattaattgaatgttgtttttttttacagaccaCAGAGGATTGTTCTACATACTTCAATACAAATAGCATTAAATCAACAACAATTTCTTATGAGTCATATTAATTTACCTCTGGCATATAATGTGAAAAAGcactattaatactgtaataatggaTATCTATAGATATGTATTGCCaaaaagacattttattttttaaaaactttaacttatcctaatttacttatttaaaggTTCAAGTGGCGGTTGGTTGTTGTGcagtagtttaataaagtttaaatgtacatttcaaatcggcaaataaataatggtaataggcctactacagtaaaGAAAATCTTTTGAAGATTAGGCTTAGTACAAAAGATGTTAGCTAAGTTGATGTAGAAAACTTGTTGTCTGATTTTTAAGGTGaaatttgtgataatattaaaagttaaaatgttaattggtgtgtatttgtatttaatttattgctccattattataataaaaagcaggGAACCAtggaatttcattttatttagctccgataaaaagtaaacattttcagcatatactgtacttaaatcAATCATATGTTAGTGACAGGTGACATTAACAGATTTATTATGAGATTACTAGTAAGCCTACTAGTAGGTTTAGctctattcataaaaataatgacattatatactgtacattaattaattagcctagctaggcctaactaatttactgatttttcagtattttaccaAGTCAACCGTTCAGGCATGCAGACAGTCCTCACTTCACACTAATCTtcataattttaagaaaaatgaaagttcagcactttattttaaaatttataagccCATATTATAAGATTCTGCATCATCCACTGAACAAGAACTAAAATCGAGAGCCCAATGATAGAGCGCATCTTCCGACGTTCTCGTCGCCTAAGGAAACGAGTATTCCAGCCCTGCCGCGTCTTCCTAGGCCTACGCGCACCGCACTTTCGCTCAAAATACACTTCAACTCCTTatagaatttgtttgaaaaataaccccaagcttatatttggaaatctttgaaaatgaatataatactatagtattatagcgttttcagaatttcatttaaaaattgcaaattaatgttttattttaacagattagttagttttcacttttttgttttcgcCGTATGACTCGCTTTGTTTACGTTTACACTTGGCTTAGACGTTTATCTTAGTTAGAATTCGAATCAATTAATCCATAATCAACTAAAATTACTattgttgtggtttttgtttaatataaatgttcttaataaacagaaataaatcaaacaacaatataatttaatataaatccGTTAAAAGGGAAATTTAGACAGCCTATAAAACACGGAAGTCAGAACTCGCGTCGCTCGAAATGCTCGGGAACTTTCTATTTATAGCCAATCGAAAAAGGCTCCGGCTAACTTAAACAATGAAAACGGCTCTCGGAACACTTAATGTCCCATTTTCGCTGTTTGACGTGGATGTGTCCTGTGAGTAGGTCCACAAACGCTAAGCTTCCTATTAAAATAAACTGTGGTTGGTAAAAACTTCGAGTTTGTCGAATTACAAAAAGAACAAGTGCGTTCCCTGCAATAATAAATAACGCCAATGATATATACACTGATAgagaaacaattaaattatctcTTATTTCGTCAGTTGTGACATTTCTGCTCATATACATTTCATCCATTGTGTACagaatacagtaataatattaataaaaattatattgaatCAACTTGTTATATAACGTTGAACCAACCTTTTCCTGTAACAAACATCCAATCAACAATATACCACAGATTTCTGATTCCATGTATCAAACAATTGAAATCCTTATAAAAACAAACCGTAATATCAgaaataaaatgtgtaattttCCTTAGAATCTATTATTCATAAAACCACAACCTCTTCTAACTAACAACCAATCTGTATGGACCTACAATGCGTGCACGTAATGCTAATGATTCCATGaatttattattagaaataactCAACATTTCTATCTCAACCGTATGACCAAAACTCGCGTCGTTTGAGATAGTACACCTTTTAATTCTTCTTTAGCCATTTGGCTATCTTAGGACGACATCCTTTTGAAAAAATACCGAATTGTGTAATTCTCTTCTTTTTATATctatattaatgctactaaattggTCGCGTAATGTCACGTATTTCCACCGAAACTGCTGAATGGTacgtgctcacatttggcacactaaTGTTTCCTGATGGGCCGCACACAATATGCTATCtcactttcctgaattttatggataaatactttaaaaaaggcaaaaaaaaaaccagtaatCTGACGTCCCAGCGGTTATGTTTTACGAGTTGTTACGTCACGTATCAACTACGCAATCTTCTATGTTGTGTACCGCAATGGCCGGATCTAAATACCATGTCGGGccaccaaattaaaataatgtttagtcTCGGCAGCCGGCCAACCGTATCGACTGATTGAATCGGtggagttttaattaattacatctggaacataatgtatttatgttaagaaatgaatacattaagaaatgaatatgttaagaaatgaatacatTAAGAACTGAATATGTgaagaaatgaatatgttaagaaattaatacattaagaaatgaatatgttaagaaatgaatatattaagaaatgaatatgttaagaaataaatatgttaagaaatgaatacattaagaaattaatatgtaaagaaatgaatatgttatggaatgaaaacattaagaattgaatatgttaagaaataaatatgttaaataataaatatgtcatgaaatgaatatgttactAAATgattatgttataaaatgtcattaagaaaagaacattatattttagtaaaaaaagaaaaaataataatgtcgTAATTTCACGGTTATCTCAGTGAGTAAAACGTGgccattgatatcaatgctaAGCACAGTCGAGTTCGAATCCGCAAAACTGTTACTTATTTAAAAAGTGTGAGGTCGTTTTTTTTATAGGGTTTCCGCAGCCAGAAATTCTCCAGCCCATTTGATACAAtttctgataaaaaaaaatgtaatcgcAGTCGCTTTTAAAAATACCACCTATTTTCAATACTTGTGATCACATGATATGATGGCATTTTTGGGAAAAAGCTTGGATCcccttgatttaggatatttcgacctcccGTTGATtacgaaattcggccatctaagcctttaatttgcataattaaaaatggcggccactTTTTAATAACTACTCTATATCTTGaaaaccactagtcacagataattattCAGTGGATATACTGTACCACACAGTTCATGCATCAACAACAATCaacaattcattttatttccttaaaaaactattaaataataatactgtaaacaatataaaaacaacaattttcaaatttccTTATACTCTTTAATTATTCATACAAAGCACAGCATAATATTCAGTTAGTTTCAGTATAATGTTATCttataaaaacacgaaatttaTTGAGGTTTTTctaaaacatatattataatatattgaaaaacaaaaaaacaaaaacaatgaattcagatatttttattttatcaattttaaagCATTAACGATGTGGAAAAATCACTGTATGTTGTCAACTACATTGTGATAAGCTGGAAATTCTCGTTACTTTATCTAATTAATCTAAAAGTATGTGTTTAAACTCTAAACAGTTCCTTGCTAACAAGTTTAATGTGTGATGCttacatattttaaacatgGTGCTCAGACATCTGGTGTTTAGATATTTCCAATTTAGTGTATAGATCTATCTATTGTAAACTgtacctttttttttctattgataAGTCCGAAAtaatgacaaataaataaatgaaaataaatgttaggaTCTTTTTAATTGCTGCGTATTGTTTTCAAACGATCGGaagtataaacaaaaactgCTACGGAATATGTTAATTTGGTCCCATCTTCGCAACAACCCAGACaagatattaaacaaaaataatgaaacaCAGTTGAATACTATACATAGGCTAACTTaagattacaaaatataaacattttgggAACAATTGTGTTTTAAGGTTTAACAATATTTAACTGTGTCCAATCAACATCTAGCACATATTGAACTGAATGGGGAATTAATTCCAATTTGAACAACACTGCTACAGTATGCCTCATAAGGAGGTAAATAAACAAAACTTAAAGTTGCGTTTAAATCCAATATTCCTATTTGTCAGTGtcaatttactttaaatatttcttgcatttattggaaaaaaactttttaatgTATGGATGTTCAATTTTCAAAATGACTACATGCAAATGACGTAACGGTCCTGTTTTCCAAACAATCGTGTACAAAAAATCAATATGAACTATGACAAATTACCTGAGCTAACTACAAGCGTTATTACAGAACAGTAAGCAAGTTTATcttaaagatgaaaatatacagtagtagataAAGCACAACAAAATCTTGACAACAAATCCGTGACACTTTGCAGTGACATACTGTTACGAGTGTGCCTGAAATGACGTCGGTAGGCATATTAGAGACAAACCTCAAGCTCTAATAGAACAGTTGTTTAAAAGACGACGCAGAGCATATGAAAATTGCTGTAGACGGCAAACATATATGAACGGATTTACTGCAGAGTTCAAGTAAACAAAAACGTCTTCAATCAAATCATACCAATACAAGTATGACGGTTGGTATATCaaatataggaccggtttcagAGCATAAGGCAAAAACGCAATAGCGAATGCAACGATGATCAGGGCACTTGTTTTAGCTGCTTTGTATCTTTTACGAATAAGATTACGTGTGCTTACCGTACCGACTTTCTTTTTCTCATATTTCCTTGCTACTACAACAATTCTGGAATACATTACGATAAATAAGATTGTACCAATCGACACAAGACATAAAGCAATGTACCTTTGAGCTGTATGAGCACGTTGATCCACCTGGTAGCAAAAGAAAATTCCTTCAATCTTTTTTAGTTTTCCGAAATATGCTACCATGCCATAAAAACAACTTATAATCCATGAAATAGCAATGGCAGAGTAGATTTTACGGAGTTGCATAAATTGACGATGCTGTAGCGGGCTCACAATAGAAATGTAGCGATCTACGGTGATTAACAGAAGGTGGAAAAAAGAGACTGGGACAAAAATCACTGAAGGAATGTACTGCAAGTGGCAGTAATTCCGTACGAAGAGAGACTTCTGTAAGATAGCAGTCCACATATGCATAGGTACGGCGATAATTCCTGTGAGTAGGTCCACAAACGCTAAGCTTCTTAGTAAAACATATTGAGGTTTGTCATAACTTTTAGTTTGTCGAATCAAAAAAAGAACAAGTGCGTTCCCAGCAATAATAAATAACGCCAATGGTGTATACACGGATAGAACAAAGATTAAATTATCTCTCATTTCGTCTGTGGTTGCATTGTTGCTTCCAGTCATTGTGTTCAGAATACACAGTgagattattataaataaaaatgtattgaatcAACTTGTTACATAACAAAACCAACCTTTTCATTTAACATCTAACGAGTAAATAATGTCACGCAATTCCTGATACACTTTATCAAACAAATTTCCTGAAACAAATGTACATgtagtaatataaaaaaataaatagtaactTAATAAACTCCAACCAATcagtataggcctaaacaaaaacTGCTACAGAATATGGTAATTTGATCCTATCTTCGCAACAAACCCAGACaagatataaaacaaataatgaaacaCAGTTGATTACTGTACATACGCTTacttaaaattacaaaatataaacatttttggcAACAACAGTGTTTTAAGGTTTTATTCAGGACatttaactgtaggcctatcaacATCTGCGCATATTGAACTGAATGAGGAAATAATTACAGTTTGAACCACACTTCTTGCTTCATAAGGTAAATAAACATGATAATTAAAAAGTTGCATTTAAATCCAATCTTCCTATTAGTCAGTGTCAACttactttaaatatttaaattttttttaacgaTTTAGTTTATGGATGCTAAAtgttcagaataaaaaaaaaatgacgtaATGGTCTCAActcagctctgtctacactattaaattttatgtgacaaaaaattgtgatgcaCCTATACTATATggatacgatgatgtcataccactaccatatttgggcacatcaaaattgtttgatagtatagacagagctttatgcttGTTTACCAAACAATCgcatttaaaaatcattaacaaCACTGACCTAGTAATGTACTATAACAAATTACCTAAGCTAAATACAAACGTTAATACAGAACAGCAAGCAAGTTTATcttaaagatgaaaatattgtaggcctagataaagcaaaacaaaatcTTGATAACAAATCCTTGTACACTTTACAGCGCGCGACATACTGGTACGATTGTGTCTGAAATGACGTCGGTAGGCATATTAGAGACAAACCTCGGTCGTTAATTTTCAAGCTCTAGTAGAACAGTTGTTTAAAAGACGACGCAGAGCACATGAAAATTGTTGTAGACGGCAAACATATATAAACGGATTCACCGCAGAGTTCATATAAACAAGAACGTCTGCAATCAGATCATACCAATACAATAAGTCTGACGGTTGATATATGaaatataggaccggtttcagAGCATAAGGCAAAAACGCAATAGCGAATGCAACGATGATCAGGGCACTTGTTTTAGCTGCTTTGTATCGTTTACGAATAAGATTACGTGTGCTTACCGTACCGACTTTCTTTTTCTTACATTTCCTTGCTACTAAAACAATTCTGGAATACATTACGATCAATAAGATTGTACCAGTCGACACCATGCATAAAGGAATGTACCTTTGAACTGCAAGAGCACGTTGATCCATCTGGTAGCAAATGGAAATGTCTTCATTCTTTTTTAGTTTTCCGAAACATGTTACCATGCCGTAAAAACAACACATAATCCATGAAATAGCAATAGCAGAGTAGATTTTACAGAGTTTCATAAATTGACGATGCTGTAGCTGGCTCACAATAGAAACGTAGCGATCTACGGTGATTAGCAGAAGGTGCCAAAAGGAAACTGAGATAAAAATCTTTGAAGGAATGTACTGCAAGTGGCAGCTATTCCGTACGAAGAGAGACCTATGTAAGATAGAAGTCCACATATGCATAGGTACGGCGATAATTCCTGTGAGTAGGTCCACAAACGCTAAGCTTCCAAGTAAAACATATTGAGGTTTGTCATAACTTTTAGTTTGTCGAATCAAAAAAAGAACA
This is a stretch of genomic DNA from Antedon mediterranea chromosome 3, ecAntMedi1.1, whole genome shotgun sequence. It encodes these proteins:
- the LOC140043420 gene encoding trace amine-associated receptor 7h-like — its product is MDKTFTNRNVTTDEMRDNLIFVLSVYIPLDLVIIVGNSLVLFVFRQTRSYDEPQFVLLGSLAFVDLLTGIIAVPMYMWACILKGSHYPDSICELQYIPTITFIAVSWFHLLLITVDRYVFIIKPLQYHKIITLRRIYLSIAISWIMGCFYGIVNLFGGIKKIDGILFCYEMNGRAFEVQRYIALVMMSTGTMILMIMYFRIVLEARKHEKNIVSIPVRTRKIVRKRYKAAKTSAIIIGAFVIAFLPSALKPVLYLVYQPSDLFWYDLIVELLVNMSSAVNPFIYVWRLQQFSCALRRILTNFLL
- the LOC140043608 gene encoding trace amine-associated receptor 6-like; the encoded protein is MTGSNNATTDEMRDNLIFVLSVYTPLALFIIAGNALVLFLIRQTKSYDKPQYVLLRSLAFVDLLTGIIAVPMHMWTAILQKSLFVRNYCHLQYIPSVIFVPVSFFHLLLITVDRYISIVSPLQHRQFMQLRKIYSAIAISWIISCFYGMVAYFGKLKKIEGIFFCYQVDQRAHTAQRYIALCLVSIGTILFIVMYSRIVVVARKYEKKKVGTVSTRNLIRKRYKAAKTSALIIVAFAIAFLPYALKPVLYLIYQPSYLYWYDLIEDVFVYLNSAVNPFIYVCRLQQFSYALRRLLNNCSIRA